The following proteins come from a genomic window of Actinomycetota bacterium:
- a CDS encoding molybdopterin-binding protein yields MCEPDQITVPVREAVGMTLGHDITEINAVKHSKGSAFRRGHVITEADVPRLLDLGKENIYVLDISESQLHEDDAVLLMAAALAGENAEYMPEPREGRINLLAGVTGLLKIDAAALERFNLVEEVMCATRHTNTVVQAGDIIAGTRAIPLVVEKQFVEQAVAIAGGRGGIVSVLPLRPARVAIIITGNEVYKGRIKDAFEPIIRGKVEALGCSVDNVTKCPDNMQAIRQALLAAREQADLIIMTGGMSVDPDDLTPLAAREAGAEIAAYGSAVLPGAMFMVSYFEDGTPVLGVPACGIHHARTIFDLILPRVLAGEEITSADIARLGHGGLCLDCEECRFPVCPFGKSA; encoded by the coding sequence ATGTGTGAACCCGATCAGATAACCGTACCGGTGCGCGAGGCCGTCGGCATGACCCTCGGGCATGACATCACCGAGATCAACGCCGTGAAGCATTCCAAAGGCAGCGCCTTCCGCCGCGGCCACGTGATCACCGAGGCCGACGTCCCCAGGCTGCTTGATCTGGGCAAGGAGAACATCTACGTCCTGGACATCTCCGAGAGCCAGTTGCACGAGGATGACGCCGTGCTGCTCATGGCCGCGGCGCTGGCCGGCGAGAACGCCGAGTATATGCCGGAGCCGCGCGAAGGCAGGATCAATCTACTCGCCGGCGTCACCGGCCTGCTGAAAATCGACGCCGCGGCGCTGGAGCGTTTCAACCTGGTGGAAGAGGTCATGTGCGCCACCCGCCATACCAACACCGTCGTCCAGGCCGGGGACATCATCGCCGGCACCAGGGCGATCCCGCTGGTGGTCGAGAAGCAGTTCGTCGAGCAGGCCGTGGCGATAGCCGGGGGCCGGGGCGGGATTGTCTCAGTGCTGCCGCTGAGGCCGGCGCGGGTAGCCATCATCATCACCGGCAACGAGGTCTATAAAGGCCGTATCAAGGACGCCTTCGAGCCGATCATCCGCGGCAAGGTGGAAGCTCTCGGCTGCAGTGTGGACAACGTCACCAAGTGCCCGGACAACATGCAGGCCATCCGCCAGGCGCTGCTGGCAGCCCGCGAGCAGGCGGACCTGATCATCATGACCGGCGGCATGTCGGTCGATCCCGACGACCTGACGCCGCTGGCTGCGCGCGAAGCGGGAGCGGAGATCGCGGCTTACGGCTCCGCGGTGCTGCCGGGCGCCATGTTCATGGTCAGCTACTTCGAGGACGGCACGCCGGTGCTGGGAGTGCCGGCCTGCGGCATCCATCATGCCCGCACCATCTTCGACCTGATCCTGCCACGGGTGCTCGCCGGCGAGGAGATCACCAGCGCCGATATCGCCCGTCTCGGTCACGGCGGCCTCTGCCTCGATTGCGAGGAGTGCCGCTTCCCGGTCTGTCCCTTCGGCAAGTCGGCCTGA
- the mobB gene encoding molybdopterin-guanine dinucleotide biosynthesis protein B, whose translation MPRDSAMEGFSIAILAGGESTRMGADKALQDLGGKPVIAHVIDSLAPLANDIYLVARDVGAYERFQLPICADQYSVRSSMVGIYSALAASRNQYCFTVACDMPFTEPGLVRHLASLAGGHDAAVPVSPRGREPLHAIYSRRCLEPMRRQIEAGDFSISNLLDTLEVRYVDSAEMAPFCDLGMVFLNVNTVVDLEEAAQLAPRINRWREQAMLSETGPGLPPLVCFVGNKNSGKTTFLEKLVPVLASRGVVVAFLKHDVHGFEIDREGTDTWRLARAGAVQTVISSPGCVASVQSVRGEKELNELRQGLGDFIDLVIAEGFKQSAADRIEISRSDCSRQLVCAEDDLIAVVSDRPDAARTVPVFGLDDFDAVANLLTIRYGLGAGRTDGTIADGGLAEVPGP comes from the coding sequence ATGCCTCGCGATTCAGCGATGGAGGGCTTCTCCATCGCCATTCTCGCCGGCGGTGAGAGCACTCGCATGGGCGCCGACAAGGCGCTCCAGGACCTGGGAGGGAAACCTGTCATCGCCCACGTCATCGATTCGCTCGCGCCTCTGGCGAACGACATCTATCTGGTCGCACGCGACGTCGGCGCCTACGAACGCTTCCAGCTGCCGATCTGCGCCGACCAGTACAGCGTGCGCTCCTCGATGGTAGGGATCTACTCGGCGCTGGCTGCCTCCCGCAATCAATACTGTTTCACGGTGGCCTGCGACATGCCCTTCACCGAACCGGGGCTGGTGCGGCATCTGGCGTCGCTGGCCGGGGGCCATGACGCCGCCGTGCCGGTGAGTCCACGCGGCCGGGAGCCGCTGCACGCCATCTATTCGCGGCGCTGCCTGGAGCCGATGCGCCGGCAGATCGAAGCCGGCGATTTTTCCATCAGCAACCTGCTCGATACGCTCGAAGTCCGTTATGTCGATTCAGCCGAGATGGCGCCTTTCTGCGACCTTGGCATGGTTTTCCTCAATGTCAACACCGTGGTCGACCTCGAGGAGGCTGCGCAACTGGCGCCGCGCATCAACCGCTGGCGCGAACAGGCCATGTTGAGCGAGACGGGCCCGGGGCTGCCGCCGCTGGTCTGCTTCGTCGGCAACAAGAATTCCGGGAAGACGACCTTTCTGGAAAAGCTGGTGCCGGTGCTTGCGTCCCGCGGAGTCGTGGTGGCCTTCCTCAAGCATGACGTGCATGGATTCGAGATCGACCGGGAGGGGACCGACACCTGGCGCCTGGCGCGGGCGGGCGCGGTGCAGACGGTGATCTCTTCCCCCGGCTGCGTGGCATCGGTGCAAAGCGTTCGCGGGGAAAAGGAGCTCAATGAGCTGCGTCAGGGCCTTGGCGATTTCATCGACCTGGTGATTGCCGAGGGTTTCAAACAATCCGCGGCCGACAGGATCGAGATCTCGCGCAGCGATTGTTCCCGGCAGCTGGTCTGTGCGGAGGACGATCTGATCGCCGTGGTCTCCGACCGCCCCGACGCCGCCAGGACGGTGCCGGTCTTCGGCCTCGACGACTTTGACGCCGTCGCCAACCTCCTGACTATCCGTTACGGACTCGGGGCGGGCAGGACTGACGGCACGATTGCGGATGGCGGCCTCGCGGAGGTCCCCGGGCCATGA
- the moaC gene encoding cyclic pyranopterin monophosphate synthase MoaC, which yields MDAFSHIDKEGRARMVDVGDKDDSHRLARAAARVDMSAATIELLERQALPKGDVFSVARVAGIMAAKETSRLIPLCHPLNLTYVAVSFRIDRERPGVEIESSASLTGKTGVEMEALTAVAVAALTIYDMCKAVDKEMVIGGIRLLEKSGGRSG from the coding sequence ATGGACGCGTTTTCTCATATCGATAAGGAGGGCCGGGCGCGCATGGTCGATGTCGGCGATAAAGACGACAGCCACAGGCTGGCGCGCGCCGCCGCCCGCGTGGACATGTCCGCCGCCACAATCGAGCTGCTTGAGCGCCAGGCGCTGCCCAAGGGCGACGTGTTCTCGGTGGCGAGGGTCGCGGGGATCATGGCCGCCAAGGAGACATCGCGGCTGATCCCGCTGTGCCACCCTCTGAACCTGACCTACGTGGCGGTCAGCTTTCGCATCGACCGCGAGCGGCCGGGGGTCGAGATCGAATCGAGTGCGAGCCTGACGGGCAAGACCGGTGTGGAGATGGAAGCGCTCACGGCCGTCGCCGTGGCGGCTCTGACGATCTACGACATGTGCAAAGCCGTGGACAAGGAAATGGTAATCGGCGGGATCCGCTTGCTGGAAAAAAGCGGGGGCAGATCGGGATGA
- the modB gene encoding molybdate ABC transporter permease subunit: MDSSAFFPIRLSLQVAIAATCLVVPIGIFFAWVLAEKNFRGKNLLDIVLTLPLVLPPTVTGYYLVILFGRNGPVGGPVFKLTGWTIMFTWQAAVLASFVVALPLMVKTARASFESVERQLIDASFTLGHSEAVTLFRVILPLTRKGLVAGASLAFARAVGEFGATLMLAGNIPGKTDTAPLAIYASASSGDWSAANGTVLLLTLMSGAVLYTAIRFNGRTSL; the protein is encoded by the coding sequence GTGGATAGCTCCGCCTTCTTCCCGATCAGGCTTTCACTGCAGGTAGCCATTGCCGCGACCTGTCTGGTCGTTCCCATAGGGATATTCTTTGCCTGGGTCCTGGCGGAAAAGAACTTCAGGGGAAAGAACCTTCTGGATATCGTCCTGACCCTGCCGCTGGTTTTGCCGCCTACGGTCACCGGCTACTATCTTGTCATCCTGTTCGGGCGCAACGGCCCCGTCGGCGGCCCGGTATTCAAGCTTACCGGATGGACGATCATGTTTACCTGGCAGGCGGCGGTGCTGGCGTCGTTCGTGGTGGCGCTGCCGTTGATGGTGAAGACCGCGCGCGCTTCGTTCGAATCGGTGGAGCGCCAGCTTATCGATGCTTCCTTCACCCTGGGCCATTCGGAAGCCGTAACTCTTTTCAGGGTCATTCTGCCCCTTACCCGCAAAGGCCTAGTCGCCGGGGCTTCTCTGGCCTTCGCCAGGGCGGTGGGGGAGTTCGGCGCCACCCTGATGCTGGCGGGGAATATCCCCGGAAAGACCGATACGGCGCCCCTGGCCATATACGCCAGCGCCAGCAGCGGCGACTGGTCCGCGGCCAACGGCACGGTCTTGCTCCTGACGCTGATGTCCGGGGCTGTTCTTTATACCGCCATCAGATTCAACGGGCGGACAAGCCTGTGA
- a CDS encoding PCYCGC domain-containing protein, producing MAKKKSKPVKKSGMSNTTWIGVAAGLIFAVGIVGGVLGWVMTKGGDTASAAPKPPDFAYASTAPKGAAEAYQFAIDNPDVLKQIPCYCGCGQEANHKDNLDCYIKSRDGNDIAFDKHGAG from the coding sequence TTGGCTAAGAAGAAAAGCAAGCCCGTTAAGAAGAGCGGCATGTCAAATACAACCTGGATCGGCGTCGCCGCCGGGCTGATATTTGCCGTGGGCATCGTCGGCGGCGTGCTCGGCTGGGTGATGACCAAGGGTGGGGATACCGCGTCTGCGGCTCCCAAGCCACCGGATTTCGCCTATGCATCGACCGCCCCCAAGGGCGCGGCTGAAGCCTACCAGTTCGCCATCGACAACCCTGACGTCCTAAAGCAGATTCCCTGCTATTGCGGCTGCGGTCAGGAAGCGAACCACAAGGACAATCTTGACTGCTATATCAAGTCCCGCGACGGCAACGATATCGCTTTCGACAAGCACGGCGCCGGCTGA
- a CDS encoding FmdE family protein: MKTLEEHIEESAAFHGSDCPGQTLGVRLARAGLERVGIDDPLSDRWRKNIMVYVEIDRCAADAIMIVTGCRVGKRTLKIVDYGIMAATFVNLKTGKAVRVAAREEARALAPKYAPDVKEKYEQQRQAYRIIPDEELLSFEEVKVTTPAEDMPGSPVSRVVCSKCGDYVVDMREVTSGGAVLCRACARGGYFTR, from the coding sequence ATGAAAACACTCGAGGAACATATTGAAGAATCGGCTGCCTTCCACGGTAGCGACTGTCCCGGTCAGACGCTGGGTGTGAGGCTGGCCCGGGCCGGGCTCGAGCGCGTCGGCATCGACGATCCGCTCTCCGACCGATGGCGCAAGAACATCATGGTCTATGTGGAAATCGACCGCTGCGCCGCTGACGCCATCATGATCGTGACCGGCTGCCGTGTTGGCAAGCGGACGCTGAAGATCGTCGACTACGGCATCATGGCGGCCACTTTCGTCAATCTCAAGACCGGCAAAGCCGTGCGAGTGGCCGCCCGTGAGGAGGCCCGGGCTCTGGCGCCCAAATACGCGCCGGACGTCAAGGAAAAATATGAACAGCAGCGGCAGGCGTACCGGATCATCCCCGATGAAGAGCTGCTCAGTTTTGAAGAGGTGAAGGTGACGACGCCGGCGGAGGACATGCCAGGCAGCCCCGTCTCCCGTGTCGTCTGCTCCAAATGCGGCGACTACGTGGTCGACATGCGCGAGGTAACAAGCGGCGGCGCCGTCCTTTGCCGCGCCTGCGCCCGGGGCGGCTACTTCACCCGCTAA
- the ligA gene encoding NAD-dependent DNA ligase LigA — MATPPEIKKRVEELRRQLEHHNYLYYVLDQPEVSDAEYDRLFAELQQLEAENPQLQSPDSPTQRVGAEPLQGFTQIRHPQQMLSLANARNEDELADWHGRVSRVLIDRGLDPEAAAYVTEPKIDGLAISLIYEKGRLARGATRGNGEVGEDVTANLRTIRAIPLGLRLKPGEQPPAVVEVRGEVYLPLAAFERFNEERAAAGEPTFANPRNAAAGSIRQLDPRVAAKRPLSIWCYQVGYTEGLELESHWQALKWLTDHGFKVNPMVKRHEDFSEAMKACLAWEERRSELDYDIDGAVVKVDSYAMQEALGVVGRAPRWAVAFKFAPSTAVTHLLKIEVNVGRTGALNPYAVMDPVEVGGVTITHATLHNEEDIQRKDIREGDWVVVQRAGDVIPQIVGPVTQKRTGAEKEYRMPDLCPSCGSHTVRPEGEVVVRCPNKSCPSQIVESIKHFVSKGAMDIEGVGERLVERLFGLGLIKNMADLYYLDPKDLTGLETSRSVNQKGNTVIHRLQEKSVSNIFDKLKKSKSRPFSRVLFALGIRHVGSTNATLLARHFRDIDSLMNASRDEIAEVEGIGPIIAEAVREYFDEPHNRETVQRLRNAGLQFRLEAEAAAAAATGPLTGKTFVLTGTLGSMGRSEAKEKIEALGGMVSGSVGKGTDYVVTGENPGTKMEKAQQLKKTIISEEEFLKLIGE; from the coding sequence ATGGCGACGCCACCGGAAATCAAAAAACGGGTCGAGGAGCTCCGCCGGCAACTGGAGCACCACAATTACCTCTATTATGTGCTCGATCAGCCTGAGGTCAGCGACGCCGAGTACGACCGCCTCTTTGCCGAGCTCCAGCAGCTCGAAGCCGAGAATCCGCAACTGCAATCTCCCGATTCCCCCACCCAGCGCGTCGGCGCCGAGCCGCTGCAGGGGTTCACCCAGATTCGCCATCCCCAGCAGATGCTGTCGCTGGCAAACGCCCGTAATGAGGACGAGCTGGCAGACTGGCACGGCCGGGTGAGCCGGGTCCTGATCGACCGCGGCCTCGACCCTGAAGCCGCCGCCTATGTCACCGAGCCCAAGATCGACGGGCTTGCGATATCCCTGATCTACGAGAAGGGAAGGCTCGCGCGCGGCGCCACCCGCGGCAACGGCGAGGTCGGCGAGGATGTCACCGCCAACCTGCGCACCATCCGCGCCATTCCCCTGGGCCTGCGGTTAAAGCCCGGCGAGCAACCGCCGGCGGTAGTCGAAGTCCGGGGTGAGGTCTACCTGCCGCTGGCCGCCTTCGAGCGCTTTAACGAGGAGCGCGCCGCCGCCGGCGAGCCAACCTTCGCCAACCCCCGCAACGCCGCCGCCGGCTCGATCCGGCAGCTCGATCCGCGCGTGGCCGCCAAACGTCCCCTGAGCATCTGGTGCTACCAGGTGGGCTACACGGAAGGGCTGGAGCTGGAATCGCACTGGCAGGCGCTGAAGTGGCTGACCGATCATGGCTTCAAGGTGAATCCGATGGTCAAGCGCCACGAAGATTTCAGTGAGGCCATGAAAGCCTGCCTGGCCTGGGAAGAAAGACGCAGCGAACTCGACTATGACATCGATGGCGCCGTGGTCAAGGTGGACTCGTACGCCATGCAGGAAGCGCTCGGCGTGGTAGGCCGCGCTCCCCGCTGGGCGGTCGCCTTCAAATTCGCCCCCAGCACCGCCGTCACCCACCTGCTGAAGATAGAAGTGAACGTCGGCCGTACCGGCGCGCTAAATCCCTATGCGGTCATGGATCCGGTGGAGGTCGGCGGCGTCACCATCACACACGCCACGCTCCACAATGAGGAAGACATCCAGCGCAAGGACATCCGTGAGGGCGACTGGGTCGTGGTCCAGCGCGCCGGCGATGTCATACCACAGATCGTCGGTCCAGTCACTCAGAAGCGAACCGGCGCCGAGAAGGAATACCGCATGCCCGACCTCTGCCCGTCCTGCGGCTCGCACACGGTGCGCCCCGAAGGCGAGGTCGTGGTCCGCTGCCCCAACAAGTCCTGCCCATCACAGATAGTCGAAAGCATCAAGCACTTCGTCAGCAAGGGCGCCATGGACATCGAGGGCGTCGGCGAACGGCTGGTCGAACGCCTCTTCGGCCTGGGTCTGATCAAGAACATGGCCGACCTTTACTATCTGGACCCAAAAGACTTGACCGGACTGGAAACATCGCGCTCTGTTAACCAGAAAGGCAACACTGTCATCCACAGGTTGCAGGAAAAGAGCGTTAGCAACATCTTCGACAAGCTAAAGAAAAGCAAGTCGAGACCGTTTTCCCGAGTCCTCTTCGCCCTGGGCATCCGCCATGTCGGCTCCACCAACGCCACCCTGCTGGCTCGCCATTTCCGTGACATCGATTCGCTGATGAACGCATCGCGGGACGAGATCGCCGAGGTCGAGGGCATCGGCCCCATTATCGCTGAGGCGGTGCGCGAATACTTCGACGAGCCGCACAACCGCGAGACGGTCCAGCGGCTGCGGAACGCCGGCCTGCAGTTCCGGCTCGAGGCGGAAGCTGCGGCCGCGGCCGCAACGGGTCCGCTCACGGGAAAGACATTCGTGCTCACCGGCACTCTGGGCTCAATGGGACGTTCCGAGGCCAAGGAAAAGATCGAGGCGCTGGGCGGCATGGTCTCGGGCTCGGTGGGGAAGGGGACCGACTACGTCGTCACCGGTGAAAATCCGGGCACGAAGATGGAGAAGGCGCAGCAGCTCAAAAAAACCATCATCTCGGAAGAGGAATTTCTCAAATTGATCGGGGAATAA
- a CDS encoding ATP-binding cassette domain-containing protein: protein MRWEVGDELVTLFGFSGSGKTMTLQLIAGLMRPDEGYIEINGRQYFDSGSGLDVKPGRRRTGYVFQDSALFPHMTVKENIAYGLTRPNASERIARVDEMIDIFRLGGLEGARPREISGGQKQRVALARALIGRPELLMLDEPFSALDRPFRARMQNIIRDIRSEFSIPVILVTHDYSEVDNLADKVIVYSGGKVVQQGSPLEIRKNPADGRVRELIGIG, encoded by the coding sequence GTGAGGTGGGAGGTCGGCGACGAGCTTGTGACCCTGTTCGGATTTTCCGGATCGGGAAAGACCATGACACTCCAGCTGATAGCCGGCCTGATGAGACCGGACGAAGGATATATCGAGATTAACGGCAGGCAGTATTTTGACAGCGGTTCAGGACTTGATGTCAAGCCGGGGCGGCGCCGGACTGGTTACGTGTTCCAGGATTCAGCCCTTTTTCCTCACATGACCGTGAAAGAGAACATAGCTTATGGATTGACCCGCCCGAACGCGTCGGAGCGGATAGCCCGGGTCGATGAGATGATCGACATCTTCCGGCTCGGCGGTCTCGAAGGAGCCCGTCCCCGTGAGATCTCCGGAGGCCAGAAGCAGAGGGTGGCTCTGGCGCGCGCCTTGATCGGAAGACCGGAACTGCTGATGCTGGATGAGCCATTTTCGGCCCTGGACCGGCCGTTCCGCGCAAGGATGCAGAATATAATCAGGGATATCCGGTCGGAGTTTTCCATTCCCGTAATCCTGGTCACCCACGATTATTCTGAAGTGGATAACCTGGCGGACAAAGTCATTGTCTATTCTGGCGGGAAAGTCGTCCAGCAGGGTTCTCCTCTGGAAATCCGGAAAAATCCGGCGGATGGCCGGGTAAGAGAATTGATCGGAATCGGATAG
- a CDS encoding MogA/MoaB family molybdenum cofactor biosynthesis protein: protein MTGPMKPFMAAVVTVSDSCSRGERIDESGSILGDLLAEAGAVTPVERRLVSDERREIAAMLDELCTGPDAVDLVITTGGTGLSPRDVTPEATLDVIERQAPGFAEALRAASLGITANAMLSRAVSGIRGATLIINFPGSPKACREAFAVVGPALGHALETLTGIGGECAR from the coding sequence ATGACCGGACCGATGAAACCGTTCATGGCGGCAGTCGTGACGGTCAGCGACAGTTGCTCCCGGGGGGAGCGTATCGACGAGAGCGGCTCCATCCTGGGGGACCTGCTAGCCGAGGCGGGGGCAGTCACTCCGGTGGAACGCCGGCTGGTGTCCGACGAGCGCCGTGAGATAGCCGCCATGCTCGATGAGCTTTGTACCGGTCCGGATGCGGTCGACCTGGTCATCACCACGGGTGGCACCGGACTCTCGCCCCGCGATGTCACACCGGAGGCGACGCTCGATGTCATCGAACGGCAGGCCCCCGGTTTTGCCGAGGCGCTCAGGGCGGCCTCGCTGGGCATCACTGCCAATGCGATGCTTTCACGGGCTGTGAGCGGGATCCGCGGCGCCACCCTGATCATAAATTTCCCCGGAAGCCCCAAGGCCTGCCGGGAGGCCTTCGCCGTGGTGGGGCCGGCGCTGGGGCATGCCCTGGAGACGCTTACGGGCATTGGCGGCGAGTGTGCCCGCTGA
- the moaA gene encoding GTP 3',8-cyclase MoaA — protein MMNRVDYLRISITDRCNFRCVYCMPPEGIPWKPQADILSFEEIVRFTEAAAAAGVSRVRITGGEPLVRRHCVSLVEQLEAVTGIEDLSLTTNGSLLTGCSRELKRAGLSRLNISIPSLDPGRFSRLTGGAGLEPVLTGLDSALTAGFSPVKINVVALAGVEDDLERFASLTRRQPVHVRFIEQMPIGGIDADGIGADGGRFISREWLLAELRAYGELAPAPSPGGGGPARYFRFSGAAGTIGFISSMSDHICGDCNRLRLTADGYLRGCLFSGDEVYVRPLIGRDPARLKETIMAAIGAKKFDRGGARPGPRTMSQIGG, from the coding sequence ATGATGAACCGTGTCGACTATCTACGCATCTCCATCACCGACCGCTGCAATTTCCGGTGTGTCTACTGCATGCCGCCGGAGGGGATTCCATGGAAACCGCAGGCGGATATCCTCAGTTTCGAGGAGATCGTGCGCTTCACCGAGGCCGCCGCGGCCGCAGGAGTCTCCCGGGTGCGGATCACCGGCGGCGAGCCGCTGGTCCGCCGGCATTGCGTATCGCTGGTCGAACAGCTGGAGGCGGTTACCGGCATCGAGGACCTCTCGCTGACAACCAACGGTTCGCTCCTGACCGGCTGTTCCCGGGAATTAAAAAGAGCCGGGCTGTCGCGCCTCAACATCAGCATTCCCAGCCTTGATCCCGGGCGTTTTTCCCGGTTGACCGGCGGCGCCGGTCTGGAGCCGGTTCTGACGGGGCTCGATAGCGCTCTCACCGCCGGTTTTTCACCGGTCAAGATAAACGTCGTGGCGCTTGCCGGCGTCGAGGACGACCTCGAACGGTTTGCCTCTCTCACGCGCAGGCAACCGGTGCACGTGCGCTTCATCGAACAGATGCCCATAGGCGGCATCGACGCGGACGGCATTGGCGCGGACGGCGGCAGGTTTATTTCCAGGGAATGGCTGCTGGCAGAGCTTCGCGCTTATGGGGAGCTTGCGCCGGCGCCGTCGCCGGGCGGCGGCGGGCCGGCCCGATATTTCCGGTTCTCCGGCGCGGCCGGCACTATCGGTTTTATCAGCTCCATGAGCGACCACATCTGCGGTGACTGCAACCGTCTGCGGCTCACGGCTGACGGCTACCTGCGCGGCTGCCTTTTTTCGGGCGACGAAGTCTATGTCCGGCCGCTCATCGGCCGTGACCCGGCGCGGCTGAAAGAGACGATCATGGCTGCGATCGGCGCCAAGAAGTTCGACCGCGGCGGCGCCCGTCCCGGACCGCGCACGATGTCACAGATTGGAGGATAG
- a CDS encoding winged helix-turn-helix domain-containing protein, giving the protein MRKKPGRLEIRSKIWIEAGGKPVFSKGREMLFKAIEKHGSINMAAREMGIPYRRAWGYIKAMEERTGLALVETRKGGVNGGGARLTEAAAELLVKFERLERGVDRIVDKRFDELFKGGGKK; this is encoded by the coding sequence TTGCGAAAAAAGCCGGGCAGGCTCGAGATCCGCTCCAAGATATGGATCGAGGCAGGCGGCAAGCCCGTCTTCAGCAAGGGACGGGAAATGCTGTTTAAAGCAATTGAAAAGCACGGTTCCATCAATATGGCGGCGCGGGAGATGGGCATTCCCTACCGGCGCGCCTGGGGTTATATCAAGGCCATGGAGGAGCGCACGGGCCTGGCCCTGGTGGAAACCAGGAAAGGCGGAGTCAACGGCGGTGGCGCCCGCCTGACGGAAGCGGCGGCGGAGCTGCTGGTAAAGTTCGAGCGCCTGGAGCGGGGTGTTGACCGCATCGTCGACAAACGGTTCGATGAACTATTCAAGGGCGGCGGCAAGAAATAA
- a CDS encoding MOSC domain-containing protein: MTAAVVSINISRGKGERKAPVGQARLVAGHGLDGDAHAGKWHRQVSLLASESVDTMRGKGLDVGPGDFAENVTTTGIDLPSLPVGSKLRLGPALLEVTQIGKKCHSRCGIFRRAGDCVMPRDGVFARVIEGGLIRDGDSIEVIEAAAGGPGETA, encoded by the coding sequence ATGACGGCGGCGGTAGTATCAATAAATATTTCCCGGGGCAAGGGCGAGCGCAAGGCGCCTGTCGGCCAGGCGCGGCTCGTCGCCGGCCACGGCCTCGATGGTGACGCCCACGCCGGCAAATGGCACCGGCAGGTCAGCCTGCTGGCTTCGGAGAGCGTCGATACCATGCGGGGGAAAGGGCTTGATGTCGGCCCCGGCGATTTCGCCGAGAACGTGACCACGACCGGTATCGACCTTCCCTCGCTTCCTGTCGGTTCAAAACTGCGTCTGGGCCCGGCCCTGCTCGAAGTAACCCAGATCGGCAAGAAGTGCCATAGCCGCTGCGGGATCTTCAGGCGGGCGGGCGACTGCGTGATGCCTCGCGACGGCGTCTTCGCCCGGGTGATCGAGGGCGGGTTGATCAGGGACGGAGATTCCATCGAGGTCATTGAAGCCGCTGCCGGCGGCCCGGGGGAAACGGCATGA
- the modA gene encoding molybdate ABC transporter substrate-binding protein codes for MVLWIGACEGSGSEPPGLPGRELTVSAASSLSDAFNEIGKDFEGQHPGVNINFNFGSSGDLEKQIAAGAPVDVFAAASARETGDLDQKGMIIKDTLIRPAGNDLVLVAPAAESTKIGSFSDLSLGQVGKIGVGDPATVPAGRYARDVLTYFDLWDNLQPKLVYGENVRQVLDYVARGEVDAGFVYATDAKTRANDVRIVLTAPAESHQPIEYPMAVITGSPDEQLSRQFLDYVSSKESRPVFERYGFRVNGSG; via the coding sequence TTGGTTCTGTGGATCGGCGCCTGCGAAGGCTCCGGCTCTGAGCCGCCCGGCTTGCCGGGCCGGGAGCTCACCGTGTCCGCCGCCAGCAGCCTGTCGGACGCTTTCAACGAAATAGGTAAAGATTTTGAAGGTCAGCATCCCGGCGTGAACATCAATTTCAACTTTGGATCGTCTGGAGATCTGGAAAAGCAGATAGCCGCAGGGGCTCCGGTGGACGTCTTTGCCGCCGCTTCGGCCAGGGAGACCGGCGACCTCGATCAAAAGGGCATGATCATAAAAGACACTCTGATCAGGCCGGCAGGCAACGATCTCGTGCTGGTGGCCCCCGCCGCGGAGAGCACAAAGATAGGTTCCTTTAGCGATCTCAGCCTGGGCCAGGTCGGGAAGATCGGAGTCGGCGATCCGGCGACCGTACCCGCCGGCAGGTATGCCCGGGACGTTCTGACATATTTCGACCTGTGGGACAACCTCCAGCCAAAGCTGGTTTATGGCGAGAATGTGCGCCAGGTGCTGGATTATGTCGCCCGGGGTGAAGTGGACGCGGGATTCGTCTACGCCACGGATGCAAAAACCAGGGCGAACGACGTCAGGATCGTTTTGACAGCGCCTGCCGAAAGCCATCAGCCGATCGAATATCCCATGGCGGTAATCACCGGTTCCCCGGACGAGCAGCTTTCAAGGCAGTTCCTTGATTATGTTTCCTCCAAAGAGAGCCGGCCCGTTTTTGAAAGGTACGGCTTCAGGGTGAACGGCAGTGGATAG